ACGCGCTGCGGACACTGCACGTCGGAATTGAAAGCGGCCTGAGAAATGAATCGAAAGGAGAAAAGCATGAAACGGATCGGTTATGCCGGTTTGCGAATCGTGCTGGTTCTGATATTGGCCGTTTCCGTAGCAGCGGCACAGGAGACGACGCCCGCGCAAAAGTGGAAAGTGCAGATCGAAAGCGGACTCGGTGTCACGCAGGCGGCTTATTCAGACAACTGGACCGGTGGAGAGTCGGGATCTATTCTTTGGGCGTCGGCGTTTCGCGGCAAAGCCGAGAAACAGATTTCACCGAGCTGGTACTGGGGGAACGAACTGAAGCTGGCGTTCGGACAGACGCACAATCAAGTGAAGGTGACCGACAGTCTCGGTGTCGAGACCAAGAAGTGGACATCACCCCAAAAATCCACCGACAAGATTCGCTACGACGGTATCCTGCGACTGACGCGGGGGTGGGTGGTGGATCCGTATGCGGCGGGAGTGTTCGAGTCGCAGTTTCTCGACGCATCAGGCACTCGGAAGCGCTACGTCAATCCCGTTGACTTGACCGAGACGATGGGTGTGGCGCGCGACGTCGTCAAGATTCCCGACCGGTACGTGCTGACGACGCGCTTCGGCGCGGGCTTCCGGCAGCGGTTTATCTGCAGGGACGATCCCGCCGATCCCGCCAAAACGATCAGCGAATCGTCGAACGACGGCGGACTGGAATGGGTGACGGATTTCGCGCTCGGCTCGGCCAAAAGCAAGTACAGCTTTCTTTCCAAACTCACGCTCTTTCAGGCGTTGTTCTACTCGAAGGCCGACGAGCTCAAGGGACTGCCGAACGAAGACTATTGGAAGACGGCGGACCTCAACTGGGACAACGTACTCACGGCCAACGTGACCTCGATTCTACAGGTGAGTCTGGCCTGGCAGCTTCTCTACGATAAGGAGATTGATCTGGGCGGTCGGCTGAAAGAGACGCTTACGCTGGGGGTGGCCTACAAGTTCGCGAACTTCGTGCCGGAGAAAAAATAATCACACATCATAGGACGCACCATGCTGAAGTCGAAGAGGCTTGCGCTCCTGTTCTGGCTGCTGGTGGCGGTGGGGATTGCGCTACGGGTGGCGGCGATTCACGAACGTCCGGCGGGCGTTCTGCAGGTTGCTCCCGATGAAGACGAGTATTATCTGATCGCGCAGAGCGTGGCGCGGGGCGAGGGATTCGCACTGCGGGGCGAGACGACGGCCTATCGGGACATGCTGATGCCGTGCACGGCCGGTGTGCTGATGATGCTATTCGGCGAGTCGCCGCTGCCGATGCTCTATCTCAACGTGATTCTCAGCGTGGCCACGGCCCTGCTCATTTTCGAGCTGGGCCGTCGCCGTTTCAAGGAAGAGATCAGCGTTCTACTGGGCGGTCTGTGGCTGCTCTATCCGGCGGCGATTCTATTTTGCGCGTTGTTCTTCACGGAGACGTTATTTGTGTTTCTGTGGGTATTGGCGCTGGTGGTACATGATCGGCTGGAAGAGAGGAACTACCGGTGGAGCGTGGCGCTGCTGCTGGGCGCGGTCACCGGGCTGGCGATTCTCACGCGGGCGGTGGGAATTGTGCTGCTCCTTTCGTTCGTTATTTACATAGGTTTGATTCGCTGGGAAGCGCCGCGGCGGGATCGCTGGCTGGCGATAGCGGTGATGCTGGGAGGGTGTGCGATTATCGTGCAGCCGTGGATGACGCGGAACGCCATCGCGGTCAGCGGCTTCATGCTGAATACCAACAGCGGAATCAACCTGTTTATCGGCAACAACGCCCGCGCCACCGGGTCATACTTGTTCGACGAAAAGCACGATCGCATGCTGCCGCCGATGGAGATGGGCGAGGTGGCACGGGATGTTGCGGCGCGGGAGTTGGCGTGGCAGTTCTTGAGCGAGCGAACACGGCAGGCCGTTAAACTGTGGGGCAGGAAGTTCGCCTACCTCTGGTCAACGGATATGTCGCAATGGGCGCACTACTACGGGCCGAATCTGAGCGGCAGCCTGGGAGAGAAACTGCGTTCGCTGCCGGTGGGATACTTGCTGGTGGTGGGAGTGCCGTATGCGCTCTTGGTTCTGTTCGGAGTGTCCGGGTACTACCTCGTGCGATATTTCCCGACGCGGGGGATCTTCCTTCTTCAGATATTTCTGGTTACGATGATCGTCTTCCTGAGTTTCGGCGCGCCGCGGTTTCATTTTCCGCTGATGCCGCTGCTGCTGATCGGAATCGGAGTGTTGTTCCGGCGAATCGTCTGGAGGCTCGCCCCCGAGTGGCGGAGGCTGGTTTTGCTTCTGACGCTGGGGATGTTCGCGGGAATCTGGCTGTTCGAGGTTATGACGATCGCGGGCGTTTGATAGCCGAGCGATTGTCGCTGAAAAAATACGGGACGCACATCGGTGCGTCCCGCTTTTCATTCTGCGAGTCGCGTCAGCACTTTTTCAGCGCCTGCTCGAGATCGTGGATGAGGTCCTGCTCGTCCTCGATGCCGATCGAAAGACGGATGTTGCCGTCGCCGATTCCGGCGTGGGCGCGCGCTTCGGGGGACATGGAAGCGTGGGTCATCGAAGCCGGATGCTGAATCAGCGAATCCACGCAGCCGAGACTGACGGCCAGCGAGAACACGTGCATGTTGTTCATGATTTTCTGCGCACAGGCATAGCCGCCTTTGATGTCGAAGCCGACCATCGCACCGAAGTCGCGCATCTGCTTTTTGGCGATTTCGTGATGCGGATGCGTCTCGAGTCCGGGATAGTAGACTTTCTCCACTTTCGGATGCTTATCGAGAAAACGGGCCACCGCCATCGCGTTCCGGCAGCTCTTCTCCATGCGGATGGGCAGCGTCTTCATGCCGAGGTTCAGAAGCCAGCAATCGAAGGGCGAGGGACTGGGGCCGTGATCCTTCATGATCTTGTAGAGCGCGTCCTTAATCCAGTCGTGCTTGGTGATGAGCGCGCCGCCGACGATGGTGCCGTGACCCGAAAGGTACTTGGTGGTGCTGTGCATGATGACGTCCACGCCGAAATTGAACGGCTGCTGCAGATAGGGCGTGGCAAAGGTGTTGTCCACGCACACCATGCAATCGGGATTCACGGCCTTGACGGTCTGCACGGCTTCGGCGATGTCGGTGATTTCCAAAAGCGGATTGGTGGGCGTCTCGAAGAAGAGCAGTTTGGCCTTGGGATGAGCCTTGATCGCCTTCTTGAGTGCGCCGGGTTTGCAGGTGTTGACGATCACCGGTTTCATCCCGAACTTGGGCGCAACATCTACGAAGAAGTGATCGGTGGAGCCGTACAGCACTTCGCCGCGTAGAAACACGTCGCCGGGCTTGAGGAGCGCATACGTAAGCGAGGAAGTGGCGGCCATCCCGGAGGAGAACAGCAGCGAGGAAACGCGAACGTTCTGGGGATCGGCCAGTTTGATTTCCCGGCCTTCCAGAGAGTTCAGTTTAGCTTCGGCCACGACCACCGTGGGATTGCCCATGCGGGTATAGACGAAGCCTTCGCGTTTTTGAGCGAAGATGTCGGCGCCTTCTTCGGCGTCGTCGAAGGTGAAAGTCGAGGTTTGAAAAATGGCGTTGGTGTGCGATTTGGATTTGGGCTGTCCGACCTTCTCGCCCGCGTGCAGGCAGCGGGTGGCGAAGCCGTATTTGAGGTAGAACAGGCTGACAACGTCGCGTCGTTTGGAGTCTTCCATGAGGTGTACCTGAAAATGAGAAATGAGAAATTCGAAATGAGAAAACGAGTTTCAGTCGGTTTGTGAGGAGATATACAGAGCCAGAGAAACGGCCGTGCCGATGGCTCCGCCGATGAGGATTCCGCGCAGGGCCAGACGTTTTTTCTTCTGGTCATAGCCGTCGCGGAAGCCGAGTTGGAACGGTTCGCCCTTTTCCGCGATGGTCTCGAATTCGGAAGCCGGCGGTTTGGATTTGCCGATCTGACTGAGTCCGGCCATGGCTCCCGC
This window of the bacterium genome carries:
- a CDS encoding DUF3078 domain-containing protein → MKRIGYAGLRIVLVLILAVSVAAAQETTPAQKWKVQIESGLGVTQAAYSDNWTGGESGSILWASAFRGKAEKQISPSWYWGNELKLAFGQTHNQVKVTDSLGVETKKWTSPQKSTDKIRYDGILRLTRGWVVDPYAAGVFESQFLDASGTRKRYVNPVDLTETMGVARDVVKIPDRYVLTTRFGAGFRQRFICRDDPADPAKTISESSNDGGLEWVTDFALGSAKSKYSFLSKLTLFQALFYSKADELKGLPNEDYWKTADLNWDNVLTANVTSILQVSLAWQLLYDKEIDLGGRLKETLTLGVAYKFANFVPEKK
- a CDS encoding glycosyltransferase family 39 protein, producing the protein MLKSKRLALLFWLLVAVGIALRVAAIHERPAGVLQVAPDEDEYYLIAQSVARGEGFALRGETTAYRDMLMPCTAGVLMMLFGESPLPMLYLNVILSVATALLIFELGRRRFKEEISVLLGGLWLLYPAAILFCALFFTETLFVFLWVLALVVHDRLEERNYRWSVALLLGAVTGLAILTRAVGIVLLLSFVIYIGLIRWEAPRRDRWLAIAVMLGGCAIIVQPWMTRNAIAVSGFMLNTNSGINLFIGNNARATGSYLFDEKHDRMLPPMEMGEVARDVAARELAWQFLSERTRQAVKLWGRKFAYLWSTDMSQWAHYYGPNLSGSLGEKLRSLPVGYLLVVGVPYALLVLFGVSGYYLVRYFPTRGIFLLQIFLVTMIVFLSFGAPRFHFPLMPLLLIGIGVLFRRIVWRLAPEWRRLVLLLTLGMFAGIWLFEVMTIAGV
- a CDS encoding PLP-dependent aspartate aminotransferase family protein; translated protein: MEDSKRRDVVSLFYLKYGFATRCLHAGEKVGQPKSKSHTNAIFQTSTFTFDDAEEGADIFAQKREGFVYTRMGNPTVVVAEAKLNSLEGREIKLADPQNVRVSSLLFSSGMAATSSLTYALLKPGDVFLRGEVLYGSTDHFFVDVAPKFGMKPVIVNTCKPGALKKAIKAHPKAKLLFFETPTNPLLEITDIAEAVQTVKAVNPDCMVCVDNTFATPYLQQPFNFGVDVIMHSTTKYLSGHGTIVGGALITKHDWIKDALYKIMKDHGPSPSPFDCWLLNLGMKTLPIRMEKSCRNAMAVARFLDKHPKVEKVYYPGLETHPHHEIAKKQMRDFGAMVGFDIKGGYACAQKIMNNMHVFSLAVSLGCVDSLIQHPASMTHASMSPEARAHAGIGDGNIRLSIGIEDEQDLIHDLEQALKKC